Genomic window (Lycium barbarum isolate Lr01 chromosome 2, ASM1917538v2, whole genome shotgun sequence):
ATGAGAGAAATAGcaatagttaaatgatattaTTGTCCTAATTTAGTAGGCAAACTCCCAAAACTTGAATGATGATTCAAGAAATTAACTCAATTTTTATTATTGAAGGACTACGAATCAAAAGACtaaaaagataataatttttatGATTGTGAATTATTTTCATTGTGTAGGTCTTTACTAAAGCTTTTTGCTTTACTTATAttcatattcttcttcttcttttatttgATTTTCTTGCTTTATTTCCCCATCTCATTCGTTTTACAAAAGATATACTATGAACCACTTTCTGAATTCTCCAAAGATTAATTCTCACGTAAAAATTATCTCTAAAAGATCCTTTGGGAACAAAACAGATTTCGCCAATTTCAAAAGTTTCAAAATGACATGAAAATTGTTTAATAAAACATAGAGTTATTTGGCATTCCCATTTGCTAAAATAAGCACACTTTATTCCAAATTGTACGAGGGTTTGTTTAAACGCTCTTAAGTCTATAAATGGATATCAATTTACTCATCAATTGCGtataatatattaaaataaaaCGTAAGTGATGTTTTTCCTAGGAAGATTACAGAAGTTTCTTCTAGGACATCTCGTCACCCTCACCTCATGGCACGAATCCAAATTAATCAGAGCCCCAAATGCGAGTACCAAACACCGCATTGGAacccaaaaaggaaaaaagttGTCCTACAAACTTATGTTGCTGTTTTAAAAGTATCCCATTAATAAGATAAAGATCATAATTAAAATTTTCTAGCATCAAAACATATAATGAAGCTGATAATAAATTTCACAcgaagaaaatcatttttctctACCACAAAATGGCTCCAAAATATTTAAAGATGCTATTATACTATTATACTAAGGACAGGAGGGTAAATAACTATTATACTTCCTCCAGGAAAACAGAATTCCATGGTATTTGTCACAACTCACAACTCACAAGGATTGCAGAGACATAGTTGACAGTGTTAGTTGGCAATACAGGCCTCCTAGGAGGTAATTGTCTAAGTTTAGGCAACCACTCTGCAACTGGAGTATTTTTACTCATAGCATACTTTTACTCTAGGGACAATAGTCAATAAAGGACTGTCTAGCAAAGCACTTTAGTCTATCAAATACCCTCAAGATCATTTTTAACAACAATATCCAAAATCCTGACAATAAGCCGGTGTGGAAGGTAGCAGGTACTCGGCAGAAGCAGGTTGATATATTAGAAGCATCAAATGTTGTAGATATTTGCTGCCAAAATATTAGAACGTGTCTTTCCTCCATCACTATGTAGCTGCTGGTAAATAGGAAGCTATCTATGACTAACCCATGGTTCAGGAAAAAGACCTACCAGCACACATCATTCCCTGGATGAAGAAGCAAAGAAAATTAAGGAATATTCAGATATTGCACAGATGCCAGAGAATCGTAATAAACCCGAAATTTACCTACAAAAAGTAAAGAGTAAGTAGAATGACTTGGGAAAATGCGAGATATACAGACGAGAAAGTAAAAGATTCATAAATTGTTAGTATGAtatattaaaaaatattaatGCATCTCATCGATCTAGTTGTTATCTTTAGAACAATGTTCCCACAATGTACCAATATTAATTATCATGTTAATGACCAAGAATCTAAGGAGATACTACAAAGAGAGAATCGCTGCAGACAAGAGGTCCATAATTAAATGTGCCTATCATAAGCTgtattcagatgttgaaagaactTGTACTGAGGGGATGCTAAATCTGCACTTTTTGATGGCTGGAGTTGGTGAAACAATTCAGAGTGGAGAGACTCTGCAGGAaatgagtcatgttttgggattTGGTGGTCAATTGTAACAAGCTAACGATTTTTTGATCGGAAAATCGCTAGCCTCTTGTGACAGGCTTTACTATGATGGTCTTGGAGCAGAATGCTTTTTGGATTATAACCGGATTGGAAAAGCCATtattatgattataactcttaTCAGCTCAAGCAGCCGACCTGGTCTGGATTTTCAGTGATAATTCAAAGAACTCATTTCCAGTTTATCCATAGGAAAAGTCTATTTTGATCGCAGCAAGACGCACTCCTTTGAAAAtcaaagaacaaataggaaaGCCGAAAATATCCAACCTACATTCCCACTTTCAGTCATATTGGAAAGAAAGAACTCATTGTGATTTACAATTCAACTTTTGACTATGGTTTAAATACCGTAGATTGGATCTCCGTTAGGAGTCATTGGAAAAACTGAGACTTTTTCCTTATGGCAAGGATAATATTAGACCAAAAGTCTAATGTAGGGCAAAGTTTCTCAATCCTTTCAAAAGTATATTGAATTTGATCTTCCAATTTTCATCTCAAAACTTTCTGCAGTACGTTCAGTGTAGGAATATTTTTTTCCAATTCGAGGATTCTGTATATTGCATAAAATTCTAGTATCTTGAAAGTTTAGCACTACACATTGGGTAAGAGAAACTTCTTCTGCTAGTTAACTTTAGAATCCTAGTTGGATCAAGTATGCAATTCCAAACAAATTATGTGATGTCAAATGGATTTGAAAGAGCTCCTGAGTTGTTTATTTTCTAGCTCTGAACTTCATCAACTCATCAGCTCCAACAAGGCCACCTTTAAATATTTCCCCAAAATCGCTTCATTATTCCAAACCTCCTCTAATCAccattaaacttttttttttttttttttgagggggGGCTGATAAAATCAGTATCAGCACTATCCATCTACAGCTCCAACCAGATTTCCGTCCATAATTTTAGCCACAAGAACCAGCACAAAAATACGGTTCTCTACCACAAACACCCAATTATCTATGCCCCCAGAAACTTCAAAAGCCCCCAGCTATACAATGTCATATTCCTCCACTTCAAAAGCTCCCATGTTTCTTTCCCTGCAAATATCCACATAAGCGATAGTGGCGCAATGTCTTTTACTTCTCCTTCTACTCTTATATGCCCAACTTTGCATTACTACTTTCACTATTTTGGGAATTCCATTGTATCACAAACAAAATAATTCTAGATTTATCGATGACAAAACAACATCCAGAGAGACAACAGAAATAACTTTGTCTAAGTTATCGGGTTCCAACCTTCTACCATTTTCTTTCTCAAGTACTAAATACTCCAAATACGTCAGGACAAGATGGTAAAGGATAATTACTTACTACCAGTTGGTTAAGGTTTCATGATGAACAACTAAAAATCTAATGGAGTAATAACTGATCCCTGAAAAAATGGAGAGTTAAAGGCTAGCAAAGGCATACAGAAAAGAAATACTTCTTGTATAAGCAATATATTTATAAAGCTTAGAAAAGATGGTGAAAATAAGATGCATACCATGGGATAATGGAGCCAAAAAGGAAATGCTGCATGATAGGAACCTTTTGCAGAACTTCAATCTTGTACATCTTAAGTAAGCCACTGTTTACCTTGTTCCAATTGGGTACACCACTAATGTCATCTAACATGGGAGAATGCTCGGCAAACACACCCTTCTTCACCTTCTTTATGAATACAATACATGAGAGATAcaaatattcatttgcaaagttcTCCAAGATATCTTCGTTATGAATAGACTTTGGTTTCATGTACTTGTGATCAATCAACTGAGATGACCCAAATATATAAGGTAAAAAGTGGTAGTCATCTAGTCCCCACACTCCATGAGACCCAGCAGGCTCTAGGGAATAGGTTATTTGCAACTTCCTCATCAATTCCAAGTACTTGATGAAGACCCTTGACACCAGAGCTTGATAGTCCTCTTCTTTCACAACTCCTAATCTTGCTAAACAATACAACCATGCTGCAAAATTTGTCTCATGTCCAGTACCTGTATAACAATAGTGATTAGTTCTAGGAATAAAAATATTAGTTCTAGGAAGGTCATTTTTCAACACCAGCAAGCCTGTGCACTTCAAGGTTCTAAACGGATAGTAAAAACGTATAAAATAATTCTATACCATAATCCAGCAAAAGTGAGAACTCAAACCAAAGGAGTAGTAAATTTCTTTAATTAGATTGATAAGGACAGTCATTTTCAAATATCTTTTATATCATTAGTACTTCAAGAAAAGGAATCAACGATGTTTAGATAGGTCACTATTTTCTCCGTCAAGGCTGTATTTAAATCAGCAAGACAGGAAACCAAATTTTTTATGCTCATATCACTAAACATAAACACAAAATGCAAATGTGCCTATAAACAGGGGCAGATCCACTATTGTTTCCCAGAGGGGGAAAGCTTTAGAAATGGTTCATGTTATACCCGCTAACATGATTAAAGAAAATATATGTTAAAATATTTGTTGATGTATCTTCACATCCACCAACATTATCTCACAGGATGTTAACTCTGCCTATGTTAGCTTCTCCAAAAATTTAACGTCATTTAATAGCACATAGTTAACTTTGCCTATGGGAGCTTCTCAATAGGGGATAAAGGAAAAGGGTCTCCATAAGTTGACAGCTAGTAAAAATAAATGCATACAGAGGATTTACGTAGCTGATCCCAACTAATTTGGGAAATAAACCAAAAGTTTTAGCATCTCTAATTAAAGAAAAACATCAAAACTCCAAAAATTTATAGCACATAGTTAACTCTTTATTTGAATGGTAATAGCACATAGTTAACTCTACCTATGTGAGCTTCTCATAGGGGATAAAATAAAGGGTTTGCCATAAGTTGATAGCTAGTTAAAAATATACAGAGGAATTACATAGCTGAGCCCAACTTATTTGGAATTGAGGTTAATTGATTGATAACGGCACATAATCGAAACAAAATTCAAAAACCATACCATAATCAATTCTgctaggggtcgtttggtttaaggtgggatattccagcactaatttttataccatgtttggtagaagatataaatttatcctgggataaatttataccttgtaccaaacatggtacaaaaattagtgctgggatatcccaccttataccttcttatcccacttatactgggattattttataccatcttttagatggtataaaataatcccaatagatgggataaattagtcccgggattataatacCGGGACTAATGAGTCAATCTACCAAACAACCCCCTAGAGTTCCCAAAGCTATCAGTAAAGTACGGAACAAGCTCAACACTAGCCTCCTGAAGATCCTAAGGCAAAAAATCGAagcaaaaaatgacaaaaagtcCCATTTTATTTATAGTATCGTTAAATGCatcgttatgtaacgacgaaTAGTCCCATCTTATGTAACGACCGATTTGGTGTGATCGCGTGGTTTTCTTCTTATGTTGTCGTTGCTTATTATCTAATGATCCTATTTTATCATTTACCCTTCCTTTTTTATAATAAGCTCTAACCCCCCCATACCCTACTTTTCTCGTAGCTTTATCCTTCAAATTGCTCATACGTGTGACATTATCTAACGATGTGAAACGATACAACTCTATCCAAACGttgtattcatcaaaacaatacagtacaatacaacacaatttaatatagagcctgtttggatgggcttatgcttataagttgcaaacagcttataagctaagaaaaataagttggggtagtctaacttattttttttggcttataagctgttttcagcttataagctgctttagataagctaagtcaaatgggcccaattatttttttaagcttattttaagcacaaaatgactttaaggtggccagccaaacactcaaaaaagctgaaaacaacttataagcaacttataagccaatccaaacaggctaaTAATACAATACATTATGAAACGATATGTAACAAAAAGTTTATATGCACATAATCGAAACCAAAAATGTCGAAAACGCATACCATAATCGATTCTGCTAGAGTTCCCAAAACTATCAGTAAAGTACGGAACAAGCTCAACAGTCGCCTCCTTCATCTCCAAAGGCAAAAACCTCACCATAAACGACTCGGCATCACAACACATCCTTTCATGCCAAGTCCTATACGCCAAATTCCCGTATCGCGACGATTGAGGCGCTAAAGGAATCTGATCAACATACACAATTAGGGTTTTCAAAATCTCAACAATCTCAGCCACAACACCCGACACGTGGCAGTGATCTGAGAGGTTACGCGAACGAATAGATTCCGATAACGAAACTATAAACCCTAGAAAGTTAACACAAGTAGATGAGTTTTGGAACGAAACGATGTCGTTTTGGGAGTGGATTTTTTTAGTTGGTGTTTGGAAGTGGTAAGGTGGAGTTAAGGGAATGATCGGGTGTGATTGAGGTACAGGTGTACGCATTATGATCTCGCGGTTATTGGCTGGTGGTAAGTTGACAGCTGGTGCACGGATTGGGATGTAATTAGGGATTGTATCGGGTGGTGGTGGTGGAAATGCGGTGGGGCCGCCGCAGTTGACGCAGGTTGCGCCgccgtggtggtggtggtggtgaggtGGCGGtggttgcattttttttttttttttgagggatCGAATTAATGGAGGTTTTGTTAGAGGTGTGTTTGGATGAAAATGATGAAATTTTTTTGCTGCTGTAAATATGAAAGAGAGTATGATTATATATGGAGAAGAAGAGTGAAAGGGAAAGATGAGTGAGGGAAATGACGAAAATGGTCACTTATGTTTGAGAGTGGGTTCAGAATTGTGTATTATTGGGGCAGATTTGGTAAGCAATTTTAGGACCTGtgtggccataagaattattcacttttttcgatttttttttccattttttttaaaaagttagtgtttggtcatgaaaattacaatgaaatttgaaaaatcaaccaaaacgagtacattttaacaaaaaatactatttgcaaaaactatggccaaacacaacttcaactctaaaatttcagaaaaagtaaaaaagttttttatttttatggccaaacgcctacttagtgtATATTGGATACTTAGTAGGTTCAAAATAACCTCTTAAGTATCATTTATGCAGTTTTAAAGTCCTTTAGCTGTGAGGTATTTACCCAAATTCTAATTATTAAATTTAATCGAAACTGTAAAAATAGAAATATTTAAcgaaaactcacatttggaagtaCAAATTTCGTATGTTATGTTACTTTTGATCTATTTCAAGAGTTTGTTGCAACTTTTTAAAGTGTTATTGTTGTTAATTTTTTATCTATTTTTGTATTCGGAGGAGTTTTTTGTGTTGCGGTATCAAAGTTTTTCATGTCTTATGTGCAAACAAATTAGTGATCATAttaaggaaatgactctttttcAAATTCGATAAATGTTGATTGACCGTATATCATATACTTCAATTATTCTGAAGTATTTTCTAATCAAAATTTTATATCCAAACAAGTCAAACCAAGAACTAAATCTCCACCTTGTGCATGAAATATTAAGATGAATATTGATGGCAATCTCAATAATCAAATCAGAGATACAGCTTTTGGAGGGATTTTAAAGATGATACTGAATAATATGATATTCTGGTAAGTTGAAACCTCCTTCCAAGTTTCATTAAAGAACTATGGAGTATTAACCAAGGACTAAAATTAGTAAAAGAAAGAGGACATAATGAATAAAGAGTATTAATAAAGGACTAAACAAGGACTCTTGGCGATGCACCTTTTAGTTGTCACCTTTGATCTTCAAAAATATGCACTCATCACTTGAATCATAATTAAACGTTcaatgaaatatttttcaataaaatgaaaaatacatATTTATCACCTAATGATTAAACATCCACATCTTACTAAAGGACATTTATCACCCACATCTCATGACCTTCAAACATCTCTACTTTAAAGGTTGTCATCTCTCTGGATCACCTCTACAAAAATTAATAATCTTGGTTTTTAGTTAAGAACTTCAATGAGCAACACCTTTCCTCTGCAACACACACAAAAACACAAACACAGATAGATGAAATAGAAGCTCGAGTCGCAGTAAAAGTAGAACCGTATCATGGTTTCACCCCCTAAAGGACATTCCAAGGTAAATCATAAACTTTTTGAGTCATCAACCAATGTTACTACAATGGAACAGATGATCAAACATCTGTTTCTCGCAAAAGGCAAAAAGAACAGCGGAAAATGGGGTGAAATGAAGGGAGGTACGTTGAATACTCATTGAACTTCTGCTTCAGCAAAATACTAATTTAGACAGAATTTGGTAGTTGTAAAGTTCGTTGAGGCGCATGAACTTCTTGAGTTATCAACAAAGGAAACTCCGTGCGGTTGATCTTTAAAAACCTTATAAGTAGGTCGCCCAGAAGGGGAAAAAGCAAGTGTGATCTACTGCGCTGGAGCAAGTTGTCTCAATTTAGCTTGCAAGATAACACCAGTTTCATCAGCGATACTTTTCTTCTTCGTTGCAACCTGCATTTGAACGAACGAATTATTGAATGAAGATGGTGATATCCGTAAGAAACAAAAACATAACAGGAGCTATTTGTTATCAAACAATAAACCTGAAAGACCACATCTTATTATCAATGACGTAACATATCTTAAAAAAAGGAAGATACTAGAGTAGATTCTTCTTCTACTACGAGAAAGAAAAAAGATATGTGTTGGTCTTTGGTCGTTAGATATTATATGATGGTAAAAGAATGACCAAGAGCACATAGTTGAAAGCAGGGTCATATGATAGCAGCTCTTCCCTTGGTTTAGTTTCTATCAAGCAAAAGCAGCAAAACAGCTTTCCAAATAAGTTGGGGTCGGCTATATGTCCTAACTGACCATATTTCTCAATTTAGGTTCAACTCATGTCATCATCATACCAAATAATAAAGTAGAAAGAATCAGAAATTTTCACCAAAAGGGACACTCTTTTTATCATCTCTTGTAACTTATAACTTTTTAGACCACAGTCTAAAGATTCCTTTGAGAAAATTGAATATCTTATGAGAAAACGTTAGACCATGGTCTACAATAGAGATCAGCATTCTCTAATAGCTACCACCTCAAAAGTAGTAACAGATCACCTCCCCCATTCCACGAGAGGTTAGCATTTCTTTCAAGTGTGTGTAGAAGCAATTCTCAAGATGGCGCGAGATATTTCAGATAGACTGATGGAGGAGACGACATAGATGAAGAAGTGCCAAGTGTTTTGTGACCGATTGTGTTAGATCCAGCAAATCTCTTTCTCATGTTTTGGCATAACTACCCTTGTCATGTGCTAGGATGAACCCTTGTCATGTTCTGGGATTAGGCATAAGAAAAATGTTTGAAGTAATAAACTCACTCTACGAACCCCTAGGTCATTCAACTTCATTGCAAACATGAAAACCAAGAGGTATAAGCTTTCGCTTTAATGATACCACATCTCAGTTAAACCCAACTTCCTGATGTGAAGCTAAGCAAGAGCATAAGAAATGCAAGGAAAAAATAATAGTAGATAAGAAGTATAAGAAGGAAAACAAAGATGTGATAACTGAAGGAAAACCTGAATTAGAACAGTTGGCACATAGAGAAGGGAAGAATCTGGCAAGTCAAGAGGAATAGAATAACAATAAATCGATCATATGAAGGACTATAGACGCTGCAATTCATACTAATGGTAGGCCAGGTGAAGCTAGGATGAAACTTTGAATTTAATGATGGTTCCTCATGCCCAGGCTTAATATATTTCAGGTAGACCTTTCACAGGAAGGGAACTACGATAGCGGGAAGTATAAAAAAGAATAGATGTAGTTAGCACCACTCTTAAGGTCAGCTTAAACATCTTAGGTTAAAAAAATTCAAATGAACATGGGTTAAACAGCTTGCTAAGCTATCTGCCATGTGATGAGGACAAAGACAACATATTCTTTCTCAACCACATTCCATTTACTGAGAAAGGCTGCTAAACACTCATAAATCTTTTTGCGGATATGAAAAGTACAAGTTATTTTTCTGAATTCTCTATGATACAAATTAACCTTATGCCAGTAACCACACTGTTCGGATGATTTCATCTTAATGAGTTAAGCAATGCATAGTGTGTATGTACTGCCTGTGTGCAAGTATATAGCACCTGTAAAGTGGGAGAGGCCACTTGACATCCTCATTGAAACCCTTTGAAGAATTCTTTTTATTCATTTAATTTCCTcacattccaaacccactttgggGGATTACACTGGCTATGTTGTTGTAAATGTCCTCACATCAAATGCACTGAGTATAGACAGTTTGGGCTAATTAGACATATAAAATTTTACAAATCTCAAAAAGTCAGAAGTATCAGGCAGACAGGATTGAGATAGATGGGGCACTCAGTACACCAATCATGAAACCCTTGAGTAAGGCTTCTACCATGTAGAATTTACATTAAATCAGAACACAAATAAACTAATATAAACAGCTCAAGGGTTTTTGATTagcctcaggggttggcctggtggcaattgacttgagccttggggtgttccctttcaaggtctcaagttcgaaacccactgggtgcaaacaatttctgagggccatcggactggggaaaccctgaattaaccgtggtgcacttgcgggaaactccttgccgagggcctgtgcacccacgggattagtcggggctcaaagagactcggacacccgtggctaatcaaaaaaaaaaaaaaaaaaatctgccaaAAAAATCACTTTACCAAGTGAAAAGGAAACGGATACTTACATCAAGGAGCTGTTCATAATTGGACTTTAGCAGGCTGATTTTCCGCTCACAGTACTCTTTTCCTTCTGTCATAGTTTTCTGttcaaataaagaaaataatacAATCTTAGGGCTTGAACCTTCTAGCAATAGGACCATCTGGTAAGATAAAAGTATATGACTTTCCATAAATGAAATAACTGAAGCATAGAATAACGAATATGTTCTTTTTGATAATGCTCCAACTATAGTCCCTTAGATTTGTAAGACATCACCACTTCATTTCTTTAAAAACAAAAGGTAAATGGATGATCCGGGAACTACATATAACATACTGTGATACAGAAAG
Coding sequences:
- the LOC132625369 gene encoding uncharacterized protein LOC132625369 isoform X1 translates to MQPPPPHHHHHHGGATCVNCGGPTAFPPPPPDTIPNYIPIRAPAVNLPPANNREIIMRTPVPQSHPIIPLTPPYHFQTPTKKIHSQNDIVSFQNSSTCVNFLGFIVSLSESIRSRNLSDHCHVSGVVAEIVEILKTLIVYVDQIPLAPQSSRYGNLAYRTWHERMCCDAESFMVRFLPLEMKEATVELVPYFTDSFGNSSRIDYGTGHETNFAAWLYCLARLGVVKEEDYQALVSRVFIKYLELMRKLQITYSLEPAGSHGVWGLDDYHFLPYIFGSSQLIDHKYMKPKSIHNEDILENFANEYLYLSCIVFIKKVKKGVFAEHSPMLDDISGVPNWNKVNSGLLKMYKIEVLQKVPIMQHFLFGSIIPWE
- the LOC132625369 gene encoding uncharacterized protein LOC132625369 isoform X2, giving the protein MQPPPPHHHHHHGGATCVNCGGPTAFPPPPPDTIPNYIPIRAPAVNLPPANNREIIMRTPVPQSHPIIPLTPPYHFQTPTKKIHSQNDIVSFQNSSTCVNFLGFIVSLSESIRSRNLSDHCHVSGVVAEIVEILKTLIVYVDQIPLAPQSSRYGNLAYRTWHERMCCDAESFMVRFLPLEMKEATVELVPYFTDSFGNSSRIDYGTGHETNFAAWLYCLARLGVVKEEDYQALVSRVFIKYLELMRKLQITYSLEPAGSHGVWGLDDYHFLPYIFGSSQLIDHKYMKPKSIHNEDILENFANEYLYLSCIVFIKKVKKGVFAEHSPMLDDISGVPNWNKVNSGLLKMYKIEVLQKVPIMQHFLFGSIIPW